One region of Paenibacillus polymyxa M1 genomic DNA includes:
- a CDS encoding MarR family transcriptional regulator, whose product MEFQNHFKGHLYEQYIKMLHLNELYTEQEINSFRQQARKYQIDMLSNNITSVHVIDCIGDYEPINHTGIVEKMGLSKASITKISAKLLEMGFIMRSQLNSNRKEIYFSLTDKGRHVYHLHKELHKEKEERFYQFIESYSEVELQTIGKFMSDLVARAEEYSEGKFKINDDIKD is encoded by the coding sequence TTGGAGTTTCAAAATCATTTTAAAGGTCATCTTTACGAGCAATATATTAAAATGCTACATCTGAATGAGCTGTATACTGAACAAGAAATTAACTCGTTTCGGCAACAGGCTAGAAAGTACCAGATTGACATGCTCTCCAATAATATTACTAGTGTACACGTTATTGATTGCATTGGTGATTATGAACCGATAAATCATACCGGGATTGTGGAGAAGATGGGGTTGTCCAAAGCTAGCATTACTAAAATTAGTGCAAAGCTGCTGGAAATGGGCTTCATTATGAGAAGCCAACTGAACAGCAATCGTAAGGAGATTTACTTTAGTTTAACGGATAAGGGAAGACACGTTTATCATTTGCATAAAGAACTGCACAAAGAAAAAGAAGAAAGATTTTACCAATTCATTGAATCCTATTCAGAGGTTGAGCTGCAGACTATTGGAAAATTTATGAGTGATTTGGTGGCGCGTGCCGAAGAATACTCCGAAGGGAAGTTTAAGATAAATGACGACATTAAAGATTGA
- a CDS encoding nucleotidyltransferase-like protein: MYPNIQFSGYSRLAGMEGEVQLTKLNLMHDELLQEDSIGVISYRKPGEYFHGSMLYDFDELILIIGEGREPVRSIQHLYINGLKCQVLYTTLSCLKGWIIAGEQANIIDYVLEGRIVWERDDRVRLLRQEIIEFDDPLREQKRFHEFSRFLVNYVQGKKAVREGRIIDAYQSVLKALDHWASIELIERGIYPKVHLWVQVQPLDRTIEKLYNELTLSTETLEQRVELVLLACEFSVMSKMEDCSSPLFRILGSRREPWSIDELMNHPELKNLQLDLTVVLRKLVYRSLIRESAIGEFRDRGQNRELRYSLL; encoded by the coding sequence ATGTATCCAAATATCCAATTTAGCGGTTATAGCCGCCTTGCAGGTATGGAGGGTGAAGTGCAGCTAACCAAATTAAACCTGATGCATGATGAATTGTTGCAGGAAGATTCAATAGGTGTTATTTCGTACAGAAAGCCAGGAGAATATTTTCATGGTTCAATGTTGTACGACTTTGATGAACTCATTCTAATTATTGGAGAAGGCCGGGAGCCAGTTCGATCTATTCAACACTTATATATTAATGGATTAAAATGCCAAGTGTTGTACACAACGCTTAGTTGTCTGAAGGGTTGGATTATCGCAGGTGAACAAGCCAACATTATAGATTATGTGCTAGAAGGTCGTATTGTCTGGGAACGGGATGACAGGGTACGTCTTTTAAGACAGGAAATTATTGAATTTGACGATCCACTGCGGGAGCAGAAGCGATTTCATGAGTTCTCGCGCTTTCTGGTCAATTACGTTCAAGGTAAAAAAGCAGTGCGAGAAGGGCGAATCATTGACGCTTATCAAAGTGTCCTGAAGGCACTGGATCATTGGGCGTCTATTGAACTCATTGAACGTGGGATTTATCCAAAGGTTCACTTATGGGTTCAGGTGCAGCCGCTGGATCGAACAATTGAGAAGCTGTATAACGAGCTCACATTAAGTACGGAGACTCTGGAGCAACGGGTTGAACTGGTACTGCTTGCTTGTGAATTTTCAGTCATGTCAAAAATGGAGGACTGCTCCTCTCCGCTATTCCGTATATTAGGCAGCAGACGGGAACCTTGGTCTATAGATGAACTTATGAATCATCCTGAGTTAAAAAATCTACAATTAGATCTTACCGTCGTGCTCCGTAAACTGGTTTATCGTTCACTTATTAGAGAATCAGCCATCGGTGAATTTAGGGATCGCGGACAAAATCGTGAACTGCGCTACTCCCTTCTTTGA
- a CDS encoding glycosyl hydrolase family 18 protein has translation MARNHSRRRRKRSRFKGAASLLLIAAIICAITVVWYGNPLHEKPDWQGSVRPIFMKGKLTGYEAQSSGKNMLMPLKLIQGQIDPTIRYEDDSQTVIMTTRQSLLHMNVSKTQGELNGKTYTSSAAPQIISGEVYVPIEAVREVYGISIHEDPVTGAVILMKAGEKVRLGSVEKKDGQQDARIALRKEASSLSFILADVSQQTKVRIWSQQGDWYFVQLDNGYAGYIKSDCISEGEELVIPSVKDDLSISEKHWQGKPVNLAWEAVYNRRPDPSKFDPMPGVNVVSPTWFSVVDHEGTVESKADPAYVSWAHRKGIEVWGLLSNSFNPEITTEALSTFERRKSIVDQMISLAQENDLDGINIDFENVHTKDGPNVTQFLRELKPMAREHDLILSIDVTPKSQSEMWSAFLDRKSLGAITDYLMVMAYDEHWAASPKAGSVASLPWTETSIKRILQEDEVPPQKVILGIPLYTRVWSETPKEGKIKVTSKSIGMESAAEIVAQFKLKPKFKASEGQNYVEYTEDGVVKKIWLEDQISLKARVELAQSLNLGGIGVWSRSFADKNAWITLKEIIK, from the coding sequence TTGGCCAGAAATCATTCCAGACGTCGCCGTAAACGTTCTCGATTCAAAGGAGCGGCAAGCCTGCTATTAATCGCAGCAATTATATGTGCAATTACTGTCGTATGGTACGGTAATCCTCTTCACGAGAAACCCGATTGGCAGGGGAGTGTCCGACCTATTTTTATGAAGGGCAAGTTGACCGGATATGAAGCTCAAAGCTCCGGTAAGAACATGCTGATGCCGCTTAAATTGATACAAGGTCAAATAGACCCTACAATTCGTTATGAGGATGACAGCCAAACCGTCATTATGACAACGAGACAAAGCTTGCTCCATATGAATGTTTCAAAGACACAAGGCGAACTGAATGGTAAAACATATACGTCTAGCGCTGCTCCTCAGATAATCAGTGGAGAGGTGTATGTCCCCATTGAGGCTGTACGTGAAGTATATGGTATATCCATCCACGAAGACCCTGTAACAGGTGCCGTCATTCTGATGAAAGCCGGAGAGAAGGTCAGGCTAGGTAGTGTAGAAAAGAAAGATGGGCAACAGGATGCTAGGATAGCTTTGCGTAAAGAAGCCTCTAGTCTATCCTTTATTTTGGCAGATGTATCACAGCAGACGAAAGTACGCATTTGGTCTCAACAGGGCGATTGGTATTTTGTGCAGTTAGACAATGGTTATGCAGGATACATTAAGTCAGACTGTATCTCTGAAGGAGAAGAACTTGTGATACCTTCGGTTAAGGACGATTTGTCAATCTCGGAGAAGCATTGGCAGGGTAAACCTGTGAATCTCGCTTGGGAAGCCGTCTATAATCGTAGGCCGGATCCTTCCAAATTTGATCCTATGCCTGGAGTAAATGTGGTGAGCCCTACATGGTTCAGCGTCGTTGATCATGAGGGTACTGTAGAAAGCAAGGCGGACCCTGCATATGTCAGCTGGGCACATCGTAAGGGGATAGAGGTATGGGGCTTGTTGAGCAACAGCTTTAATCCCGAAATAACAACAGAGGCACTATCTACCTTTGAACGTCGAAAGTCGATTGTAGATCAGATGATTTCACTTGCCCAAGAAAATGATCTGGACGGTATTAATATTGACTTTGAAAATGTTCATACAAAGGACGGTCCCAATGTCACCCAATTTTTACGGGAACTTAAACCGATGGCTCGGGAACATGATTTGATACTGTCCATTGATGTTACTCCTAAATCTCAAAGTGAGATGTGGTCTGCCTTCTTGGATCGGAAATCATTGGGCGCGATTACTGATTATCTCATGGTAATGGCGTATGATGAGCATTGGGCAGCTAGTCCAAAAGCCGGTTCGGTCGCCTCGTTACCATGGACAGAAACGTCAATTAAGCGCATTCTTCAGGAAGACGAAGTGCCGCCTCAAAAAGTGATTTTAGGTATTCCGTTATATACTCGTGTTTGGTCCGAGACTCCCAAAGAAGGGAAGATTAAGGTCACCTCCAAATCAATTGGTATGGAGTCAGCGGCGGAAATCGTAGCCCAATTTAAGTTGAAACCCAAATTTAAAGCTTCCGAAGGTCAGAATTATGTGGAGTATACCGAAGACGGTGTGGTCAAAAAGATTTGGTTAGAGGATCAGATATCCCTGAAAGCAAGAGTAGAACTTGCCCAATCACTGAACTTGGGTGGAATTGGTGTGTGGAGTCGAAGCTTTGCAGATAAAAACGCTTGGATAACACTGAAAGAAATAATTAAATAA
- a CDS encoding Fur family transcriptional regulator, giving the protein MAARVQHALELLKKTGVRITPQRHAILNYLMESMGHPTADEIYRALESKFPSMSVATVYNNLKMFIEAGMVHELTYGDNASRYDANISEHYHIICEKCGKIEDFSYPYLADVERHAALETGFEVHGHRMELHGVCKACSNKQS; this is encoded by the coding sequence ATGGCAGCACGCGTCCAGCATGCTTTGGAACTTCTGAAGAAGACAGGTGTACGCATAACACCCCAGCGCCATGCCATATTAAACTATTTAATGGAATCTATGGGGCATCCGACTGCAGATGAAATATATCGTGCGCTTGAGTCCAAGTTTCCAAGTATGAGTGTGGCTACGGTTTATAATAACTTAAAGATGTTTATAGAAGCGGGTATGGTACATGAGTTGACCTATGGAGATAACGCCAGTCGTTATGATGCCAATATTTCGGAGCACTATCACATCATTTGCGAAAAATGCGGAAAGATTGAAGATTTCAGTTATCCGTATTTGGCAGATGTGGAACGCCATGCCGCGTTGGAAACTGGCTTCGAGGTGCATGGACATCGTATGGAGTTACACGGAGTATGCAAGGCTTGTAGTAACAAACAATCGTAA
- a CDS encoding DUF4097 family beta strand repeat-containing protein → MHRKIRVGRYTSSLLLMAVGILLIVDVLQNTEYMLQLLVWWPVIFVLWGLEYLIFFGVYYRKEGKPDNGRRFRPDLKGILSALVVAASVFIVTQQNHYMYLWNRVSLNLTSASMDFSQAKENRYDMGGVLVPVTMQTSDLVVDSVNGDITLIRRPVSNIEVRGTLWVDQAPAAEADKIAQASSLTSTDGKTIQIRPEVQSYGASSKRQPRMNMLITVPEDRRFNMQIRTSNGNITLNGVDAIDSIRLESGNGNLTVNDAIGNVKGGTLNGQIKLHRISGDVDVRTNRGDMQAGDIEGAVSLHTMVGDIQVARSEGDITVDTQNGDMNVLNSTAKLNANSLNGAIKVHSEQVGGDWKIYSAVGDIVLDLPSSGDFQLEGSSSYGNLQSDFPFKIDSKSISGQNGDGKYVISVEGNSNLTIKKLLMPSLPDLDDSGGSTVPDATGISPDEAEVPVNDTSIGTSRDNTAR, encoded by the coding sequence GTGCACCGCAAAATAAGAGTCGGCCGCTACACCTCTTCGCTTCTATTGATGGCTGTAGGCATTTTGCTGATTGTAGATGTGCTTCAGAACACGGAATATATGCTTCAGCTCCTTGTGTGGTGGCCTGTCATTTTTGTGCTTTGGGGACTGGAGTATCTGATTTTTTTTGGTGTGTATTATCGCAAAGAGGGCAAGCCTGACAACGGACGACGTTTTAGACCTGACTTAAAGGGGATTCTGTCCGCTTTGGTAGTGGCTGCTTCGGTTTTTATCGTGACCCAGCAAAACCATTATATGTACCTGTGGAACCGGGTTAGTCTCAATCTGACATCGGCCTCTATGGATTTTAGCCAGGCTAAAGAGAATCGGTATGATATGGGCGGTGTGCTGGTACCGGTAACTATGCAGACGTCCGATTTAGTAGTTGATTCAGTGAATGGAGATATAACACTGATCAGACGGCCGGTATCCAATATAGAGGTACGTGGGACTCTATGGGTGGATCAAGCGCCTGCTGCCGAAGCGGACAAGATTGCTCAAGCTTCTTCACTGACTTCTACCGACGGCAAGACCATCCAGATTCGCCCAGAGGTACAGTCATACGGAGCATCAAGTAAACGTCAGCCTCGTATGAACATGTTGATCACCGTACCAGAGGATCGGCGGTTCAACATGCAGATTAGAACCTCCAACGGGAATATCACCTTGAATGGAGTTGACGCTATCGACAGCATCCGGCTTGAGAGCGGTAATGGGAATCTCACAGTTAATGACGCTATTGGCAATGTCAAAGGAGGCACCCTGAACGGACAGATTAAATTGCATCGGATTTCCGGAGATGTGGATGTACGCACGAACCGTGGAGATATGCAGGCAGGGGATATTGAAGGGGCCGTGTCACTCCACACCATGGTAGGTGACATTCAGGTCGCTCGTTCGGAAGGGGATATCACCGTTGATACTCAGAATGGTGACATGAATGTGCTGAATTCTACAGCCAAGCTGAATGCAAATTCGCTTAATGGCGCTATCAAAGTGCATAGCGAGCAGGTAGGTGGGGATTGGAAAATATACAGTGCTGTCGGTGATATCGTATTGGATCTTCCATCGAGTGGAGATTTTCAGTTAGAGGGTTCAAGCAGTTATGGTAATCTTCAGTCTGATTTTCCGTTTAAAATAGACAGTAAAAGCATTTCAGGCCAAAACGGAGATGGAAAATATGTGATCAGCGTAGAGGGTAACAGTAATTTAACCATTAAAAAGTTGCTGATGCCGTCGTTACCTGACTTGGATGATTCTGGGGGATCGACTGTGCCTGATGCAACTGGAATTTCTCCAGATGAGGCTGAAGTTCCTGTGAACGATACTTCTATAGGAACATCCAGGGACAATACGGCGCGTTGA
- a CDS encoding MgtC/SapB family protein produces MNNPWIIDDSHVILRLLLSMLLGGFIGFERERSNHAAGLRTHIMVSLGSTLIMLLSIYGFADFIKEANVRIDPARLATAVITGVGFLGAGTIMFTGKSITGLTTAASIWVVAAIGLGVGAGFYLPSIAATVLVFLNLWVFNKLELRYMRGRKPHLITLYGLSSHGLLDQISTYLEQEKVEIRKIMIKEHEHVPFHELHPDRQSMEVSLEVLARHDFNAVRIAADLRQWEDIAAVSVE; encoded by the coding sequence ATGAATAATCCGTGGATTATAGATGATTCACATGTCATTTTACGGCTATTACTGTCCATGCTACTCGGTGGATTCATTGGCTTTGAGCGAGAACGTTCCAATCACGCTGCTGGTTTGCGGACTCACATTATGGTCAGTCTTGGTTCGACGCTGATTATGCTGCTCTCCATTTACGGCTTTGCTGATTTTATTAAAGAAGCTAATGTGCGTATAGATCCAGCTCGTTTGGCTACGGCGGTGATTACTGGCGTAGGCTTTTTGGGGGCAGGTACAATTATGTTCACAGGTAAATCCATTACTGGACTCACGACGGCTGCTTCCATTTGGGTCGTAGCTGCCATTGGCCTTGGGGTGGGAGCAGGCTTCTATTTACCTTCTATAGCAGCAACGGTGCTCGTATTTTTAAATTTATGGGTGTTCAACAAATTAGAACTTCGGTATATGCGTGGACGCAAGCCTCATCTTATTACACTGTACGGATTGTCCTCTCACGGATTGCTCGATCAAATTTCGACTTATTTAGAGCAAGAAAAAGTGGAAATACGTAAAATTATGATTAAAGAACATGAGCATGTTCCATTTCATGAATTGCATCCGGATCGTCAGAGTATGGAGGTTTCCCTGGAGGTGCTGGCCCGACATGACTTTAATGCGGTACGTATTGCAGCTGATTTACGACAATGGGAAGATATAGCTGCAGTCTCCGTTGAGTGA
- a CDS encoding GNAT family N-acetyltransferase, with protein sequence MVTLCSLEDDDIVSQIWRLQHVAYRLEAELIGFDEIPPLMDTLETLRSCGESFYGWLEDDELLGALAVQSESSGSLTLTRMMVHPDHFRKGIADSLMKHVLNEYQNVPLFIVTTGTLNTPAVTLYRKHGFRPVSAAEVAPGVELTTYHLHNVE encoded by the coding sequence ATGGTTACCCTATGTTCATTGGAAGATGATGATATTGTCAGTCAGATATGGCGTCTTCAGCACGTCGCTTATAGACTGGAAGCTGAGCTGATTGGATTTGATGAGATTCCTCCACTAATGGATACATTGGAGACACTTAGAAGCTGTGGAGAGTCTTTTTATGGGTGGTTGGAGGATGATGAACTGCTAGGAGCGCTAGCTGTGCAGTCTGAATCGTCTGGTTCGCTTACCCTTACACGTATGATGGTTCATCCAGATCATTTTCGCAAAGGGATTGCGGACTCCTTAATGAAGCATGTTTTGAATGAATATCAGAATGTCCCGCTGTTTATCGTCACCACAGGAACTTTAAACACGCCTGCAGTGACACTTTATCGAAAACATGGTTTTCGACCCGTTTCCGCGGCAGAAGTGGCCCCAGGTGTGGAATTAACCACCTACCATTTGCATAACGTGGAATAA
- the gatB gene encoding Asp-tRNA(Asn)/Glu-tRNA(Gln) amidotransferase subunit GatB: protein MSTTTSKYETVIGLEVHVELHTKSKIFCGCSTSFGAPPNSHTCPVCLGHPGVLPVLNRQAVDYAMKAAMALNCTIADVSKFDRKNYFYPDSPKAYQISQYDQPIGENGWIDIEVNGETKRIGITRLHLEEDAGKLTHVDGGYASLVDFNRVGTPLVEIVSEPDISSPEEAKAYLEKIRAIMQYCDVSDVKMEEGSLRCDANISLRPHGQKELGTKAELKNMNSFRGVQRGLEYEQFRQEQTLDEGGTIVQETRRWDEAQGKTLSMRGKEQAHDYRYFPDPDLVTLHIDEEWKERIRASIPELPDQRKTRYTSEYGLPEYDAQVITSSKPLADLFEDSLQYTKDAKAVSNWIMGDLLGYLNSASVELSQVKLTGRGLGEMIGLLEKGTINSKIAKTVFKEMLESDKLPQQIVEEKGLVQISDEGAILTIVEQVVAANPQSVEDYKAGKQKAIGFLVGQVMKESKGKANPGLANKLLTEVLNR from the coding sequence ATGTCTACAACTACATCGAAGTATGAGACGGTCATTGGACTTGAAGTCCATGTGGAATTGCATACGAAGTCCAAAATATTTTGTGGATGCTCGACATCCTTCGGAGCGCCGCCAAACTCTCATACATGTCCGGTCTGTCTTGGACATCCTGGAGTATTGCCTGTATTGAATCGTCAAGCCGTTGATTATGCGATGAAAGCGGCAATGGCGCTCAATTGCACCATTGCTGATGTGAGCAAGTTTGACCGCAAAAACTATTTCTACCCCGATTCACCGAAGGCTTACCAAATTTCGCAATATGACCAGCCGATCGGCGAGAACGGCTGGATTGATATTGAAGTGAACGGTGAAACCAAGCGTATCGGTATTACCCGGTTGCATCTGGAAGAGGATGCGGGGAAATTAACCCATGTTGATGGTGGCTATGCGTCTTTGGTTGATTTTAACCGGGTCGGCACACCATTGGTTGAAATCGTTTCGGAGCCGGATATATCTTCGCCGGAAGAAGCCAAGGCTTATCTGGAAAAAATACGTGCCATTATGCAGTATTGTGACGTATCCGATGTGAAGATGGAGGAAGGCTCGCTTCGTTGCGATGCCAATATCAGTCTTCGTCCGCATGGTCAAAAAGAGCTGGGAACCAAAGCGGAACTGAAAAACATGAACTCCTTCCGTGGTGTACAGCGCGGACTGGAATATGAGCAGTTCCGGCAAGAACAGACCCTGGACGAAGGTGGAACGATCGTACAGGAAACACGTCGCTGGGATGAGGCACAGGGTAAAACCCTGTCCATGCGTGGTAAGGAACAGGCGCACGACTATCGTTATTTCCCGGACCCGGATCTCGTTACACTGCATATTGATGAGGAGTGGAAAGAACGTATCCGTGCTTCGATTCCTGAATTACCCGACCAGCGCAAAACACGTTACACTTCGGAATATGGATTACCTGAGTATGATGCACAGGTAATTACGTCCTCCAAACCATTGGCTGATTTGTTCGAGGATAGTCTTCAGTACACCAAGGATGCCAAAGCAGTATCCAACTGGATTATGGGAGATTTACTCGGCTATTTAAACAGTGCCAGTGTAGAACTGTCGCAGGTTAAATTGACAGGTCGGGGCTTGGGTGAAATGATCGGACTACTGGAGAAGGGGACGATCAATAGCAAAATAGCCAAAACGGTCTTCAAGGAAATGCTGGAAAGTGATAAACTGCCGCAGCAAATTGTTGAAGAAAAAGGGCTTGTGCAAATCAGTGATGAAGGTGCAATTCTGACAATTGTCGAGCAAGTTGTAGCAGCCAACCCGCAATCGGTCGAGGATTACAAAGCTGGCAAGCAAAAGGCCATCGGCTTCTTGGTCGGTCAAGTGATGAAGGAGAGCAAGGGAAAAGCCAACCCGGGTCTCGCTAATAAGTTGCTGACAGAAGTGTTGAACCGTTAA
- the gatA gene encoding Asp-tRNA(Asn)/Glu-tRNA(Gln) amidotransferase subunit GatA yields MSLFNNTLPEIHNKLHQKEISVSDLVGHALETIDAQEDKIRAYITVDEEQARASARQLDDQLISGEERGLLFGLPVGIKDNIVTEGLRTTCGSQFLKNFDPVYDATVVGKLRAAQTVTLGKMNMDEFAMGGSNENSSFFPARNPWDLERVPGGSSGGSAAAVAAGEAYFTLGSDTGGSIRQPASYCGVVGLKPTYGLVSRFGLVAFASSLDQIGPITKNVQDSAYVLQAIAGYDQKDSTSAKVDIPDYLNALTGDVKGLRIAVPKEYLGEGVDPQVKEKVLDALKTLEGLGAVWEEVSLPHTEYAVATYYLLASSEASSNLARFDGVRYGVRADNPDNLLDLYHQSRTQGFGPEVKRRIMLGTYALSSGYYDAYYLKAQKVRTLIKQDFDRVFEQYDVIIGPTAPTTAFKIGSQVDDPLTMYLNDILTIPVSLAGVPAISIPCGLADGMPVGLQIIGKAFDESSVLRVAHAFEQNTEFHKQRPQL; encoded by the coding sequence TTGAGCTTGTTTAATAACACATTGCCGGAAATACATAACAAGCTGCATCAAAAGGAAATTTCCGTGAGTGATCTGGTGGGGCACGCTCTGGAGACAATTGATGCGCAGGAAGACAAGATCAGAGCCTATATTACCGTTGACGAGGAACAGGCCCGGGCATCCGCACGTCAGCTGGATGATCAGCTGATTTCCGGAGAGGAAAGAGGATTGTTGTTTGGCCTGCCGGTTGGTATTAAGGATAATATCGTGACGGAAGGGCTACGCACAACATGTGGCAGTCAGTTTTTGAAAAATTTTGATCCCGTTTACGATGCCACAGTGGTTGGCAAGTTACGCGCAGCGCAAACCGTGACACTTGGTAAAATGAACATGGACGAATTCGCTATGGGTGGTTCTAACGAGAACTCCAGCTTTTTCCCCGCACGTAACCCTTGGGATTTAGAACGTGTTCCCGGCGGTTCCAGTGGCGGCTCGGCTGCAGCTGTTGCGGCGGGTGAAGCTTATTTCACGCTCGGTTCCGATACAGGCGGCTCCATTCGCCAGCCCGCTTCTTATTGCGGCGTAGTTGGCCTAAAACCAACCTATGGTCTGGTATCCCGTTTTGGACTGGTGGCCTTTGCTTCATCTTTAGACCAAATCGGTCCGATTACAAAAAATGTTCAGGATTCGGCCTATGTCCTGCAAGCCATTGCAGGCTATGACCAGAAGGACTCCACCTCTGCGAAGGTAGACATTCCTGATTATTTGAACGCTTTAACCGGAGATGTAAAAGGTCTTCGTATCGCTGTACCTAAAGAGTATCTTGGTGAAGGCGTAGACCCACAGGTCAAGGAAAAGGTGCTTGATGCACTGAAAACACTGGAAGGATTGGGCGCTGTATGGGAAGAGGTATCTCTTCCACACACGGAATATGCGGTTGCGACATACTACCTGCTGGCTTCATCCGAAGCATCGTCCAATCTGGCCCGCTTTGACGGTGTGCGCTATGGTGTGCGCGCTGACAATCCAGATAACCTGCTTGATCTGTACCATCAGTCCCGTACGCAAGGGTTTGGTCCTGAGGTGAAGCGTCGGATTATGCTCGGTACCTATGCACTCAGCTCCGGGTACTACGATGCTTATTATTTGAAAGCTCAAAAAGTGCGCACACTGATCAAACAGGATTTTGATCGTGTATTTGAACAATATGATGTGATTATCGGACCTACTGCACCGACTACCGCTTTCAAAATCGGCTCCCAAGTGGACGACCCGTTGACGATGTATTTGAACGATATTTTGACGATTCCGGTGAGTTTAGCTGGCGTGCCGGCGATCAGTATTCCTTGTGGTCTTGCAGATGGAATGCCAGTCGGACTACAAATTATCGGGAAAGCCTTTGACGAGTCTTCTGTACTGCGCGTAGCGCATGCATTCGAACAAAATACTGAATTTCACAAGCAGCGTCCGCAGCTGTAA
- the gatC gene encoding Asp-tRNA(Asn)/Glu-tRNA(Gln) amidotransferase subunit GatC: protein MNISKEDVRHVARLSRLNLTENEEETMTGQLNAILHYAEKLNELDTEQVKPTTHVLHVSNVMRDDEVRESLTHEQVMRNAPEEEDGQFKVPAVLE from the coding sequence ATGAACATTTCCAAGGAAGATGTCCGTCACGTAGCCAGGCTGTCCCGGTTGAATTTGACCGAGAATGAGGAAGAAACGATGACAGGGCAATTAAACGCCATTCTCCATTATGCGGAGAAGCTGAATGAGCTGGATACGGAGCAGGTAAAACCGACCACTCATGTGCTGCACGTCAGCAATGTCATGCGGGACGACGAAGTTCGCGAAAGTTTGACGCATGAGCAAGTGATGCGTAATGCACCTGAAGAAGAAGATGGACAGTTTAAAGTTCCTGCTGTTCTGGAATAG
- a CDS encoding MBL fold metallo-hydrolase — MTLSIRSFNLGPLQTNAYLLQGDDPQRAVIIDPGMNPGPLLRAIESLTIEAILLTHAHFDHIGGVEEIRNAKGCPVYLHALEQDWLTSPKLNGSLMWPEASPPISTGPAEYDLAEGQQLKLIGHTFKVLHTPGHSPGSVSFLCGKDLFSGDVLFRQGVGRTDLTGGRERDLYDSIQNKLFPLGDDVTVYPGHGPKTSIGYEKANNPYIR; from the coding sequence ATGACCTTATCAATTCGCAGCTTTAATCTGGGTCCACTTCAAACAAATGCTTATTTGCTTCAAGGGGATGATCCACAGCGCGCCGTTATTATTGATCCAGGAATGAATCCGGGTCCTTTGCTGAGAGCGATTGAGTCTCTAACCATTGAAGCTATTCTGCTGACTCATGCCCATTTTGATCATATTGGAGGGGTGGAGGAGATTCGCAATGCGAAAGGATGCCCGGTGTATCTGCACGCTTTGGAGCAAGACTGGCTCACATCTCCTAAGCTGAATGGCTCCCTGATGTGGCCAGAGGCATCTCCACCGATCTCGACAGGACCTGCCGAATATGATTTGGCGGAAGGTCAGCAATTAAAACTAATCGGACACACGTTCAAGGTGCTCCATACACCGGGGCATTCACCCGGAAGTGTTAGCTTCTTGTGTGGCAAAGATCTTTTCTCGGGGGATGTGCTATTCCGTCAGGGCGTCGGACGCACAGATCTGACTGGTGGTCGGGAACGCGACTTGTATGATTCCATTCAGAATAAGTTGTTTCCGCTTGGAGATGACGTTACAGTTTATCCTGGTCACGGACCCAAAACATCCATTGGTTATGAGAAAGCTAACAATCCGTATATTCGGTAA
- a CDS encoding thioredoxin family protein — MSRTNVSQYFGKGLSPEQFMEGMEKNKEAFRSGYDQFVWSSEEDREFFESLNHRDDLRVLILAADWCGDVVRNVPVVFRALENSGIPTEVLILENHQALMDDFLTMGGRAVPIVIFADTGGHVLGHWGPRPAHVQQIMIEFKRENPDREADDYQEKIAVARKEMAEKYGEGTEVHPVIVQELRELISGF, encoded by the coding sequence ATGAGCCGTACTAACGTATCGCAATATTTCGGCAAGGGCTTGAGTCCTGAACAATTTATGGAGGGCATGGAAAAGAACAAAGAAGCCTTCCGCTCTGGATACGATCAGTTTGTGTGGAGCAGCGAAGAGGATCGGGAGTTTTTTGAAAGCCTGAACCATCGTGATGATCTGCGTGTGCTTATTTTGGCTGCCGACTGGTGTGGGGATGTCGTACGCAATGTGCCAGTTGTGTTCCGCGCGCTGGAGAATAGCGGTATTCCAACCGAAGTATTGATTCTAGAAAATCATCAGGCGCTGATGGACGACTTCCTGACAATGGGCGGACGTGCTGTGCCGATTGTGATTTTTGCGGATACAGGAGGTCATGTACTTGGCCACTGGGGACCACGCCCTGCACATGTCCAACAAATTATGATCGAATTCAAACGTGAAAATCCAGATCGGGAAGCCGATGACTATCAAGAAAAAATTGCAGTAGCTCGCAAAGAAATGGCTGAAAAATATGGGGAGGGAACCGAGGTCCATCCTGTGATTGTTCAGGAATTACGCGAGCTGATCTCGGGATTTTAA